A portion of the Salmo trutta chromosome 1, fSalTru1.1, whole genome shotgun sequence genome contains these proteins:
- the LOC115201704 gene encoding target of Myb protein 1-like isoform X3 — MEFLTGNPFTTPVGQRIEYATSSSLQSEDWALNMDICDIINETEEGPRDAYKAIKKRIVGNKNFREVMLALTVLEACAKNCGHRFHVLVSTREFVEGVLVRSILPKNNPPLVLHDRVLSLIQAWADAFRSSPALTGVVSVYEDLRRKGLEFPMTELDGYSPIHTPNRVKKLKTDLGVVRGNLTVMSDMMSQLDPATAKHSDTELLQELYAACKDMQDTIMELVPRLSEEKLTEELLVANDEINATFTRYQRFQRQRATQQSPTYVNLIDLSAAIKPVVTAPTHSHLSRSTVDTVSSQMTGLSMREFDEFAQNRSISQTRPSERNEGVADSLAQAQNTRLQNTGTGDSPDSTPLSSSTQFDWMMEKGMIPVSQTSVMDDIEKWLDVDEEDDMADSEGVTSEEFDRFLAERVRAAERLPSLKASSCDDNNHSES; from the exons ATGGAGTTTCTGACAGGGAACCCGTTTACTACACCGGTGGGTCAGCGAATAG AATATGCAACCAGCTCCAGTCTGCAGTCGGAGGACTGGGCCCTCAACATGGACATCTGTGACATCATCAACGAGACAGAGGAGGG GcctagagatgcatacaaagcaaTAAAGAAGAGGATTGTTGGAAACAAGAACTTCAGAGAGGTCATGCTGGCATTGACT GTACTGGAAGCGTGTGCAAAGAACTGTGGCCACAGGTTCCATGTACTAGTCTCAACCAGGGAGTTTGTTGAGGGGGTTCTGGTCAGGTCCATCTTACCCAAAAACAATCCCCCTCTGGTCCTGCATGACAGAGTGCTCAGCCTTATACAG GCATGGGCAGACGCATTCCGCAGCTCGCCAGCTCTGACGGGCGTGGTCTCTGTGTACGAGGACCTGAGACGGAAAGGACTGGAGTTTCCCATGACTGAACTGGACGGATACTCCCCCATTCACACTCCAAATAGG GTTAAAAAGTTGAAGACCGACCTGGGAGTGGTTCGAGGTAACCTGACAGTGATGTCAGATATGATGTCTCAACTGGATCCAGCAACAGCCAAGCATTCAGACACCGAGCTGCTTCAG gAGTTGTATGCAGCATGTAAAGACATGCAGGATACGATAATGGAGCTGGTCCCAAGACTCAGTGAGGAGAAACTGACAGAGGAGCTGCTTGTTGCCAATGATGAAATCAATGCCACATTCACTCGCTACCAGAG GTTTCAGAGACAAAGAGCTACACAGCAG AGCCCGACCTACGTCAACCTTATTGACCTCAGTGCAGCAATCAAGCCTGTTGTTACAGCTCCCACCCACAGCCATCTCAGCCGATCAACAGTGGACACAGTGTCTAGTCAGATGACAGGACTCA GTATGAGGGAATTCGATGAATTTGCACAGAACAGGAGCATCTCACAGACACGACCGAG TGAGAGGAATGAAGGTGTTGCCGACAGTCTGGCTCAAGCACAGAACACCAGATTACAGAACACTGGAACG GGTGACAGCCCAGACTCCACCCCCCTCAGCTCCTCGACACAGTTTGATTGGATGATGGAAAAGGGAATG ATCCCTGTGAGTCAGACGTCTGTGATGGATGACATTGAGAAGTGGCTGGATGTGGACGAG GAGGACGACATGGCTGATTCAGAGGGTGTGACAAGTGAGG AGTTTGACAGGTTTCTGGCAGAAAGAGTAAGAGCAGCGGAGCGACTCCCGTCCCTGAAAGCTTCTTCTTGTGACGACAACAACCACTCAGAGTCATAG
- the LOC115201704 gene encoding target of Myb protein 1-like isoform X2, with the protein MEFLTGNPFTTPVGQRIEYATSSSLQSEDWALNMDICDIINETEEGPRDAYKAIKKRIVGNKNFREVMLALTVLEACAKNCGHRFHVLVSTREFVEGVLVRSILPKNNPPLVLHDRVLSLIQAWADAFRSSPALTGVVSVYEDLRRKGLEFPMTELDGYSPIHTPNRTVPDNGPTVTVSAAPSSPRPVPISPQLSASQQSEQGPLTFTPYQVKKLKTDLGVVRGNLTVMSDMMSQLDPATAKHSDTELLQELYAACKDMQDTIMELVPRLSEEKLTEELLVANDEINATFTRYQRFQRQRATQQSPTYVNLIDLSAAIKPVVTAPTHSHLSRSTVDTVSSQMTGLSMREFDEFAQNRSISQTRPSERNEGVADSLAQAQNTRLQNTGTIPVSQTSVMDDIEKWLDVDEEDDMADSEGVTSEEFDRFLAERVRAAERLPSLKASSCDDNNHSES; encoded by the exons ATGGAGTTTCTGACAGGGAACCCGTTTACTACACCGGTGGGTCAGCGAATAG AATATGCAACCAGCTCCAGTCTGCAGTCGGAGGACTGGGCCCTCAACATGGACATCTGTGACATCATCAACGAGACAGAGGAGGG GcctagagatgcatacaaagcaaTAAAGAAGAGGATTGTTGGAAACAAGAACTTCAGAGAGGTCATGCTGGCATTGACT GTACTGGAAGCGTGTGCAAAGAACTGTGGCCACAGGTTCCATGTACTAGTCTCAACCAGGGAGTTTGTTGAGGGGGTTCTGGTCAGGTCCATCTTACCCAAAAACAATCCCCCTCTGGTCCTGCATGACAGAGTGCTCAGCCTTATACAG GCATGGGCAGACGCATTCCGCAGCTCGCCAGCTCTGACGGGCGTGGTCTCTGTGTACGAGGACCTGAGACGGAAAGGACTGGAGTTTCCCATGACTGAACTGGACGGATACTCCCCCATTCACACTCCAAATAGG ACTGTGCCTGATAACGGGCCTACTGTCACTGTATCTGCTGCACCCTCATCCCCCAGGCCTGTCCCCATATCACCACAGCTTTCTGCATCCCAACAGAGCGAGCAGGGACCCCTCACCTTCACACCTTATCAG GTTAAAAAGTTGAAGACCGACCTGGGAGTGGTTCGAGGTAACCTGACAGTGATGTCAGATATGATGTCTCAACTGGATCCAGCAACAGCCAAGCATTCAGACACCGAGCTGCTTCAG gAGTTGTATGCAGCATGTAAAGACATGCAGGATACGATAATGGAGCTGGTCCCAAGACTCAGTGAGGAGAAACTGACAGAGGAGCTGCTTGTTGCCAATGATGAAATCAATGCCACATTCACTCGCTACCAGAG GTTTCAGAGACAAAGAGCTACACAGCAG AGCCCGACCTACGTCAACCTTATTGACCTCAGTGCAGCAATCAAGCCTGTTGTTACAGCTCCCACCCACAGCCATCTCAGCCGATCAACAGTGGACACAGTGTCTAGTCAGATGACAGGACTCA GTATGAGGGAATTCGATGAATTTGCACAGAACAGGAGCATCTCACAGACACGACCGAG TGAGAGGAATGAAGGTGTTGCCGACAGTCTGGCTCAAGCACAGAACACCAGATTACAGAACACTGGAACG ATCCCTGTGAGTCAGACGTCTGTGATGGATGACATTGAGAAGTGGCTGGATGTGGACGAG GAGGACGACATGGCTGATTCAGAGGGTGTGACAAGTGAGG AGTTTGACAGGTTTCTGGCAGAAAGAGTAAGAGCAGCGGAGCGACTCCCGTCCCTGAAAGCTTCTTCTTGTGACGACAACAACCACTCAGAGTCATAG
- the LOC115201704 gene encoding target of Myb protein 1-like isoform X1, protein MEFLTGNPFTTPVGQRIEYATSSSLQSEDWALNMDICDIINETEEGPRDAYKAIKKRIVGNKNFREVMLALTVLEACAKNCGHRFHVLVSTREFVEGVLVRSILPKNNPPLVLHDRVLSLIQAWADAFRSSPALTGVVSVYEDLRRKGLEFPMTELDGYSPIHTPNRTVPDNGPTVTVSAAPSSPRPVPISPQLSASQQSEQGPLTFTPYQVKKLKTDLGVVRGNLTVMSDMMSQLDPATAKHSDTELLQELYAACKDMQDTIMELVPRLSEEKLTEELLVANDEINATFTRYQRFQRQRATQQSPTYVNLIDLSAAIKPVVTAPTHSHLSRSTVDTVSSQMTGLSMREFDEFAQNRSISQTRPSERNEGVADSLAQAQNTRLQNTGTGDSPDSTPLSSSTQFDWMMEKGMIPVSQTSVMDDIEKWLDVDEEDDMADSEGVTSEEFDRFLAERVRAAERLPSLKASSCDDNNHSES, encoded by the exons ATGGAGTTTCTGACAGGGAACCCGTTTACTACACCGGTGGGTCAGCGAATAG AATATGCAACCAGCTCCAGTCTGCAGTCGGAGGACTGGGCCCTCAACATGGACATCTGTGACATCATCAACGAGACAGAGGAGGG GcctagagatgcatacaaagcaaTAAAGAAGAGGATTGTTGGAAACAAGAACTTCAGAGAGGTCATGCTGGCATTGACT GTACTGGAAGCGTGTGCAAAGAACTGTGGCCACAGGTTCCATGTACTAGTCTCAACCAGGGAGTTTGTTGAGGGGGTTCTGGTCAGGTCCATCTTACCCAAAAACAATCCCCCTCTGGTCCTGCATGACAGAGTGCTCAGCCTTATACAG GCATGGGCAGACGCATTCCGCAGCTCGCCAGCTCTGACGGGCGTGGTCTCTGTGTACGAGGACCTGAGACGGAAAGGACTGGAGTTTCCCATGACTGAACTGGACGGATACTCCCCCATTCACACTCCAAATAGG ACTGTGCCTGATAACGGGCCTACTGTCACTGTATCTGCTGCACCCTCATCCCCCAGGCCTGTCCCCATATCACCACAGCTTTCTGCATCCCAACAGAGCGAGCAGGGACCCCTCACCTTCACACCTTATCAG GTTAAAAAGTTGAAGACCGACCTGGGAGTGGTTCGAGGTAACCTGACAGTGATGTCAGATATGATGTCTCAACTGGATCCAGCAACAGCCAAGCATTCAGACACCGAGCTGCTTCAG gAGTTGTATGCAGCATGTAAAGACATGCAGGATACGATAATGGAGCTGGTCCCAAGACTCAGTGAGGAGAAACTGACAGAGGAGCTGCTTGTTGCCAATGATGAAATCAATGCCACATTCACTCGCTACCAGAG GTTTCAGAGACAAAGAGCTACACAGCAG AGCCCGACCTACGTCAACCTTATTGACCTCAGTGCAGCAATCAAGCCTGTTGTTACAGCTCCCACCCACAGCCATCTCAGCCGATCAACAGTGGACACAGTGTCTAGTCAGATGACAGGACTCA GTATGAGGGAATTCGATGAATTTGCACAGAACAGGAGCATCTCACAGACACGACCGAG TGAGAGGAATGAAGGTGTTGCCGACAGTCTGGCTCAAGCACAGAACACCAGATTACAGAACACTGGAACG GGTGACAGCCCAGACTCCACCCCCCTCAGCTCCTCGACACAGTTTGATTGGATGATGGAAAAGGGAATG ATCCCTGTGAGTCAGACGTCTGTGATGGATGACATTGAGAAGTGGCTGGATGTGGACGAG GAGGACGACATGGCTGATTCAGAGGGTGTGACAAGTGAGG AGTTTGACAGGTTTCTGGCAGAAAGAGTAAGAGCAGCGGAGCGACTCCCGTCCCTGAAAGCTTCTTCTTGTGACGACAACAACCACTCAGAGTCATAG